Proteins encoded together in one Bactrocera neohumeralis isolate Rockhampton chromosome 4, APGP_CSIRO_Bneo_wtdbg2-racon-allhic-juicebox.fasta_v2, whole genome shotgun sequence window:
- the LOC126755945 gene encoding snRNA-activating protein complex subunit 3: MEEILGQEMRPPLVLRKFLNEWKTFLESMVIPKTECDIQNIMNLSENQKRFSHVIAQCSLEKLEQDNDVKIIKYEPGVTNPARIPTIVDDTNLKTYGELAKAKNNTNQKSNPFKRSRETYAMVPSTCQQQNEKYDFSDFYNDIILKIRIYRPARVVHTGQSLEKPVFAEEFECLGSNYLSDLRDKISCVCKKKRFFDVSDNPTAELPVKTTDPAYFFINNTFYNDRRNPDNPDYSEVIRTWAKKAVGLKDLHFELAQMETTRFLDLTVSIGFPQLYQHHGNCEHVFVISQIEVVTPRLQCAQRHMYPRLCSFGYFNNRVCNMCGTRRYTFIVTKSDRQLHDPAYICNKCFFDYHYINGKKIGNFQAFKVNEDNDEEEVMKYIKKSAVEDEYSTDENDEMANMQTSINKTI; the protein is encoded by the coding sequence atGGAAGAAATACTAGGTCAGGAAATGCGTCCACCGCTGGtacttcgaaaatttttaaacgaatGGAAGACTTTTCTCGAATCAATGGTAATACCAAAAACTGAATGCGATATACAGAACATTATGAATTTATcagaaaatcaaaaacgttTTAGCCACGTTATTGCACAATGTTCATTAGAGAAATTAGAACAAGATAACGACGTTAAGATTATTAAATATGAGCCAGGTGTTACAAATCCTGCACGTATTCCAACAATTGTGGATGAcactaatttaaaaacatacGGAGAGCTTGCTAAAGCGAAAAACAATACCAATCAAAAAAGCAATCCTTTTAAGCGTTCAAGAGAAACATATGCCATGGTGCCGTCTACTtgtcaacaacaaaatgaaaaatatgatttcagtGACTTTTACAATGATATAATTTTAAAGATACGCATTTACCGACCCGCACGTGTTGTACATACAGGTCAAAGTTTAGAAAAACCAGTATTTGCGGAGGAATTCGAGTGTCTGGGATCAAATTATCTTAGCGATTTGCGTGACAAAATTTCGTGTGTCTGTAAAAAGAAGCGGTTTTTTGATGTTAGCGATAACCCAACAGCCGAATTACCAGTAAAAACTACAGATCcagcttatttttttataaataatactttttacaaTGACCGGCGAAATCCGGATAACCCAGATTATTCTGAAGTTATAAGAACTTGGGCTAAGAAAGCTGTTGGTTTAAAGGATTTACATTTTGAATTGGCACAAATGGAAACCACGCGTTTCTTAGACTTAACCGTCAGCATAGGTTTTCCGCAATTATATCAACATCACGGCAACTGCGAACATGTTTTTGTTATCTCCCAGATTGAAGTCGTGACACCTAGGTTGCAGTGCGCACAACGTCATATGTATCCTCGACTCTGTTCATTTGGATATTTTAATAATCGTGTTTGTAACATGTGTGGCACACGACGTTATACCTTCATCGTAACAAAAAGTGATCGTCAACTACACGATCCagcatatatatgtaacaaATGCTTTTTTGATTACCATTATATAAATGGGAAGAAAATAGGTAATTTCCAAGCTTTTAAAGTGAATGAGGATAATGATGAGGAAGAAGTAatgaaatatatcaaaaaatcagCAGTTGAAGATGAATATAGCACAGATGAAAATGATGAAATGGCTAATATGCAAACAtcaataaacaaaacaatttaa
- the LOC126755946 gene encoding uncharacterized protein LOC126755946 translates to MNIDEESDYEEDEFLIFADFKNQLGPLDLDENIAVKIIGLEKDPVAEVNGNIFKGSYDYPMGTCVFFEKDTDAAPSDPLFETSCRQKYKYFGKTNKVINFERIYVEPKCDETVNNLSNTIISPEKSENNEKEQLKIQTEDDKLRINISYEDAIKQFQSCDENMKFL, encoded by the exons ATGAATATTGACGAAGAATCTGACTACGAAgaagatgaatttttaattttcgctgaTTTCAAAAATCAACTTGGCCCCCTTGATTTGGATGAAAATATAGCAGTGAAAATCATTGGACTTGAAAAGGACCCAGTCGCTGAAGTGAATGGAAACATATTTAAAG GATCCTATGATTACCCAATGGGCACGTGCGTTTTCTTTGAAAAGGATACGGACGCCGCGCCGTCAGATCCTCTATTCGAAACGAGCTGTCGgcagaaatataaatattttgggaaAACCAATAAAGTCATTAATTTTGAACGTATATACGTTGAACCGAAATGCGATGAAACCGTGAATAATCTATCTAATACTATAATATCAccagaaaaaagtgaaaacaatgaaaaagaGCAACTTAAAATACAGACTGAGGATGATAAACTTCGGATTAACATTTCATATGAAGATGCTATAAAACAATTTCAATCGTGTGATGAAAACA tgaaatttctttaa